Proteins encoded together in one Leptospira semungkisensis window:
- the fliN gene encoding flagellar motor switch protein FliN: MGEGSLSQEEIDALLAGANETFDPSSVAAGGGSKEAAGLSPIDRDLLSDFLSHCFMTAGNTLAAILSKTSNFMNPTTEAKSRKDIEAELKSNTLILYSTYSGNLNGRAVLAMGADNAARIANMMMGGFDSGGLDEGQLQTLRDSLTPIMGALQSQIAAKTGGGVSGSPAETRHVTSPAALVLPEGDPLIRTFFNLAIEGLPSIRVQFLLSLSMANDILSLSKRSGGGGGDYGGGGYQGGMGGGGGISQVGMKGVSFPNLATASGAQGTPNLNLLMDVQMSVTVELGRTKMYIKDILGLGEGSIIELDKLAGEPVDLLVNGKLIAKGEVVVIDENFGVRVTDIVSPADRIKPESGGG, from the coding sequence ATGGGTGAAGGATCCCTTTCCCAGGAAGAAATAGACGCCCTTTTAGCGGGTGCCAATGAAACATTCGATCCGAGCAGTGTTGCTGCCGGAGGCGGGTCCAAGGAAGCTGCCGGTTTATCGCCGATAGATAGGGACCTCTTGTCTGATTTTCTTTCCCACTGTTTTATGACTGCGGGAAATACCTTAGCAGCCATTCTCTCCAAGACTTCCAACTTCATGAATCCGACTACGGAGGCAAAATCCCGTAAGGACATCGAAGCAGAACTCAAATCAAATACTTTGATCTTATACTCTACCTATTCCGGCAATTTGAACGGAAGAGCCGTGCTTGCTATGGGCGCAGATAACGCAGCTCGTATCGCGAATATGATGATGGGTGGATTTGATTCGGGCGGCTTGGACGAAGGGCAGCTCCAAACTCTTCGAGATAGTTTAACTCCTATCATGGGAGCGTTGCAATCCCAGATCGCGGCAAAGACCGGTGGAGGAGTCAGTGGTTCTCCTGCGGAGACTAGACATGTTACTTCTCCCGCTGCGCTGGTTTTGCCCGAAGGCGATCCTCTAATTCGTACTTTTTTCAATTTAGCGATTGAAGGTCTTCCTTCTATCCGAGTGCAGTTCCTTCTTTCCTTGTCCATGGCAAACGATATCTTATCTCTTTCCAAGCGCTCCGGAGGCGGTGGTGGAGATTATGGCGGAGGCGGCTACCAAGGAGGAATGGGTGGCGGAGGCGGAATTTCTCAAGTAGGAATGAAAGGCGTTTCCTTTCCGAACCTTGCTACTGCCAGCGGTGCCCAAGGAACTCCTAACTTAAACCTTCTCATGGACGTGCAAATGTCCGTCACTGTGGAGCTCGGAAGAACTAAGATGTATATTAAAGATATCTTAGGCTTGGGAGAAGGTTCCATCATCGAGTTGGACAAATTGGCCGGTGAGCCGGTAGATCTTCTCGTTAACGGAAAATTAATTGCGAAGGGTGAGGTCGTGGTCATCGATGAAAACTTCGGTGTGCGCGTGACCGATATCGTAAGTCCTGCAGACCGGATCAAGCCGGAGTCGGGAGGCGGATGA
- a CDS encoding SRPBCC family protein encodes MNVSSNTADRELVTTRIFDAPREKVFEAWTNPEQVVHWWGPRGFTNTIHEMDVRPGGVWKFIMHGPDGVDYQNLIEYKEVVRPEKLVYSHGSNDDPRQFEVSVTFEEEGSKTKLTMHSIFRTAEEFKIKVEKFGAIEGLKGTLDRLEEQLAKR; translated from the coding sequence ATGAACGTAAGCAGTAACACCGCGGACAGAGAATTAGTAACCACAAGGATTTTCGACGCGCCTCGTGAGAAAGTATTCGAAGCGTGGACCAATCCAGAACAAGTCGTCCATTGGTGGGGTCCGAGAGGATTTACGAATACGATACATGAAATGGACGTGCGCCCCGGAGGAGTTTGGAAGTTTATCATGCACGGGCCCGACGGTGTAGATTATCAAAACCTGATAGAATACAAAGAAGTAGTAAGGCCCGAGAAGTTAGTCTACTCTCATGGTTCCAATGATGATCCAAGACAATTCGAAGTCTCTGTAACTTTCGAAGAAGAAGGTTCCAAAACGAAACTCACGATGCACTCCATATTCCGCACTGCAGAAGAATTCAAGATCAAAGTAGAAAAATTCGGAGCGATCGAAGGCCTAAAAGGAACACTGGATCGACTCGAAGAACAATTAGCAAAAAGATAA
- the fliQ gene encoding flagellar biosynthesis protein FliQ, with protein sequence MTEVDAITLIRDALFVTLKLSAPILLTAMVVGLIIGILQTTTSIQEPTIAFVPKLLSIFAVIVIFAGWMLQTATDYTRDLFLMIEKF encoded by the coding sequence ATGACGGAAGTAGACGCAATCACTCTCATTCGGGACGCCTTGTTCGTGACCCTAAAACTTTCTGCTCCCATTCTTTTGACCGCGATGGTTGTGGGGCTTATTATAGGTATCTTGCAAACGACTACTTCTATCCAGGAACCTACGATCGCATTCGTTCCCAAGTTATTATCCATCTTCGCGGTGATCGTGATCTTTGCCGGATGGATGTTGCAGACCGCCACTGATTACACGAGGGATCTATTTCTCATGATAGAGAAATTTTAG
- the ilvA gene encoding threonine ammonia-lyase, biosynthetic, producing MIDYIRKILDARVYDVAIHTPLDPMTRLSQRLGSSVLLKREDLQPIFSFKIRGAYNRLSRLTDAEKKKGVICASAGNHAQGVSISSNKLGIRAVIVMPITTPSIKVDAVKYWGAEIILHGDTFDEAYSYARNLEKKEGLVFIHPYDDPDVIAGQGTIGIEILQQYPGAIEAIFVPIGGGGLAAGVASYIKFLRPETKLIGVEPVDAASMKAAIETGERVILDRVGLFADGVAVRQAGAETFQICKELLDDVLVSDTDEICAAVKDIFEDMRVIAEPAGALSLAGLKSYAMRNPNRKGALIAINSGANMNFDRLRHVAERAELGESREILLGVTIPEKQGSYLRFIQVLGNRNITEFNYRYSSDKQAHVFVGLKLTDAHREKEEVITQLKGIGYEVIDISADETAKLHIRYMVGGRTSDLQDEIILRFEFPERPGALLKFLEGVGSEWNITLFHYRNHGADYGRVLVGLQVPSSDTNRFNQRLASLGYPYEVETDNPAYRMFLHGF from the coding sequence GTGATCGATTATATCCGTAAGATCTTAGATGCGAGGGTGTATGATGTGGCGATCCACACTCCCCTCGATCCTATGACTCGACTTTCCCAAAGATTGGGCTCTTCTGTTCTTCTTAAAAGAGAAGATCTTCAACCCATCTTCTCCTTTAAGATCCGAGGCGCCTACAATCGGCTCTCCCGCCTTACAGATGCGGAAAAGAAAAAAGGCGTTATCTGCGCTTCTGCAGGAAATCATGCGCAAGGTGTTTCGATTTCTTCTAATAAGCTCGGGATCCGCGCAGTCATTGTCATGCCGATCACCACTCCAAGCATCAAAGTAGATGCAGTAAAATATTGGGGAGCGGAGATCATACTTCACGGAGACACATTCGATGAAGCCTATTCCTACGCGAGAAATTTGGAAAAGAAGGAAGGTCTTGTATTCATTCATCCTTATGACGATCCTGATGTGATCGCTGGGCAAGGAACGATTGGTATAGAGATCCTGCAGCAATATCCAGGAGCTATCGAAGCAATCTTTGTGCCCATCGGCGGTGGTGGTCTTGCTGCCGGTGTTGCGTCTTATATCAAATTTCTCAGACCCGAAACAAAACTGATCGGAGTGGAACCAGTAGATGCCGCTTCCATGAAAGCAGCGATCGAAACAGGCGAAAGAGTCATCCTAGACAGGGTCGGATTATTTGCGGATGGGGTTGCGGTGAGGCAAGCAGGCGCAGAAACATTCCAAATTTGTAAAGAACTTTTGGACGATGTCCTGGTCTCCGATACGGACGAAATTTGCGCCGCGGTAAAAGACATTTTCGAAGACATGAGAGTGATCGCTGAACCTGCAGGAGCTCTTTCTTTAGCCGGACTGAAATCGTATGCGATGCGTAATCCAAATCGAAAAGGCGCTTTGATCGCAATCAATTCGGGTGCCAATATGAATTTCGATCGACTTCGCCATGTGGCAGAAAGAGCCGAGCTAGGCGAATCCAGAGAGATTCTACTTGGAGTTACCATTCCCGAAAAGCAAGGAAGCTATCTTCGCTTTATCCAGGTACTTGGAAATCGAAACATTACAGAATTCAACTATAGATATTCTTCCGATAAACAGGCGCATGTATTTGTGGGCTTAAAACTGACAGATGCTCATCGAGAAAAAGAAGAAGTGATAACTCAACTAAAAGGTATCGGTTACGAAGTAATTGATATCAGCGCCGATGAGACTGCCAAACTTCATATTCGCTATATGGTTGGGGGAAGAACATCCGACTTGCAAGATGAGATTATTCTAAGATTCGAATTCCCGGAGAGACCGGGAGCCCTCTTGAAATTCTTAGAAGGAGTTGGCTCCGAATGGAATATTACATTATTCCATTATAGGAATCATGGTGCCGATTATGGAAGAGTACTCGTTGGGTTGCAGGTTCCTTCTTCAGATACGAATCGATTCAACCAGCGACTTGCATCCTTAGGATATCCATACGAAGTGGAGACCGATAATCCTGCCTATCGGATGTTCCTACACGGTTTTTAG
- the fliO gene encoding flagellar biosynthetic protein FliO, which yields MNRKIFSIPSFSSRFGSLALAIGVFCILSGSLGSLYSQTASEREQMDELLKKELGDSGKKAESQTNTPAKPAEKSDSNSTAPSSNPVEERYKPISEGPSLAGILFRIVIILGILCGAAYWILRTLAKSRDSSLPVRGEMSLLGSLNLGTNKQLQIVEVTGQIFVLGVADNGINLISEITDTETKARLKQMKDEFQPPEGGFLVTVLEQIKDLNTRITGKSEDEAETLRPSPGERKEKQRKLKQKLDEIKKERNNLENGLFDIN from the coding sequence ATGAACCGGAAGATTTTTTCGATTCCATCCTTCTCTTCTCGATTCGGCTCCCTCGCTTTGGCGATCGGAGTCTTTTGTATTTTATCGGGTTCTTTGGGGAGCTTATATTCCCAAACTGCTTCCGAAAGAGAGCAGATGGATGAGCTCTTAAAGAAAGAATTAGGAGACTCGGGAAAGAAGGCAGAGTCTCAGACTAACACGCCAGCCAAGCCTGCGGAGAAGTCTGACTCGAATTCTACGGCTCCTTCTTCTAACCCTGTAGAAGAAAGGTATAAGCCTATCTCTGAGGGCCCAAGTCTTGCCGGGATTCTTTTCCGGATCGTAATTATATTAGGAATTCTTTGTGGAGCCGCGTATTGGATCCTTAGGACTTTAGCAAAGTCGAGAGATTCTTCTCTTCCTGTGAGAGGGGAGATGAGTCTTCTCGGAAGCTTAAACCTTGGGACGAATAAGCAGCTTCAGATTGTGGAAGTCACTGGCCAAATTTTCGTCTTGGGTGTTGCAGATAATGGTATCAACTTGATCTCTGAGATCACTGATACGGAAACCAAGGCGAGACTGAAGCAAATGAAAGACGAGTTTCAACCTCCGGAAGGCGGTTTCCTCGTTACTGTTCTGGAGCAGATCAAGGATCTGAATACTCGGATCACCGGAAAGTCGGAAGATGAGGCAGAAACTCTTCGTCCTTCTCCGGGAGAAAGGAAAGAGAAACAGCGGAAGTTGAAGCAGAAGCTGGACGAGATCAAGAAGGAAAGGAATAATCTGGAGAACGGATTATTCGATATCAACTAG
- the fliP gene encoding flagellar type III secretion system pore protein FliP (The bacterial flagellar biogenesis protein FliP forms a type III secretion system (T3SS)-type pore required for flagellar assembly.): MRHKPVMWKILSGALLFVLFISILPADVFAQAKAPRIPIPNLNINVNEAKGPRETSLSLMILFLVTILSLAPAIVMSLTSFTKIVIVLDFVRRALSIQNLPPNQVMVGLALFMTFFIMAPTLNVVYEKGLNPYMEGKIDTNEFFDKSMVPIREFMIRQIGTTGAKDVALFLKIGKVENVESFDDVPSYVLIPAFMLSEIKKAFWIGIIIFIPFIVVDLVVASALLSMGLNMLPPVMVSLPFKLILFVLVDGWNLIVYELVRSYK; this comes from the coding sequence ATGAGACATAAACCCGTTATGTGGAAGATACTTTCTGGGGCTCTGCTATTTGTTTTATTTATTTCTATTTTGCCTGCGGATGTTTTTGCCCAGGCAAAGGCACCTAGGATCCCTATCCCAAATTTGAATATCAATGTGAACGAGGCGAAGGGCCCGAGAGAGACGAGCCTTTCTCTCATGATCCTTTTCTTGGTCACTATTCTCTCCTTAGCTCCTGCCATTGTGATGTCTCTCACTTCCTTCACAAAGATAGTGATCGTTTTGGATTTTGTGAGAAGAGCTCTTTCTATCCAAAACCTTCCACCTAACCAGGTAATGGTGGGGCTCGCACTTTTTATGACCTTCTTCATCATGGCTCCAACCTTGAATGTTGTCTATGAGAAGGGGCTCAATCCCTATATGGAAGGGAAGATCGACACGAACGAATTCTTCGACAAGTCCATGGTGCCTATCCGAGAGTTCATGATCCGTCAGATCGGAACCACCGGAGCCAAAGACGTGGCATTGTTTTTGAAGATCGGAAAAGTCGAGAATGTGGAATCCTTTGACGATGTTCCAAGTTATGTGCTCATTCCCGCCTTTATGCTCTCTGAGATCAAGAAGGCCTTCTGGATCGGTATTATTATATTTATTCCTTTCATCGTAGTGGATTTGGTGGTTGCTTCGGCACTTCTTTCTATGGGCTTGAACATGCTGCCTCCAGTGATGGTGAGCCTTCCGTTTAAACTGATCTTATTTGTACTTGTGGATGGTTGGAACTTAATTGTCTACGAGCTCGTAAGGAGCTATAAATGA
- a CDS encoding DUF971 domain-containing protein → MTLSLKATTPEVISFDEETLKIEWKDGVISEFALSELRRRCPCVVCRGGHGGKVGATTGNIKDAKLLSFSKVGRYAVNLVWGDYHNTGIYSFDSLRLYAQGEEGDLGIP, encoded by the coding sequence ATGACTCTGAGTTTAAAAGCAACTACTCCGGAAGTAATCAGTTTCGACGAAGAAACTTTGAAAATAGAGTGGAAGGACGGAGTGATTTCCGAATTTGCTCTTTCAGAATTGAGAAGAAGATGCCCTTGTGTCGTCTGCAGAGGAGGGCATGGTGGAAAGGTGGGAGCGACTACCGGGAATATCAAGGATGCCAAACTCCTCTCTTTTTCTAAGGTGGGAAGATACGCAGTCAATCTAGTCTGGGGTGACTATCATAATACTGGAATATACAGCTTTGATTCTCTTAGGCTATACGCTCAAGGAGAAGAAGGAGATCTGGGAATTCCTTAA
- a CDS encoding ArsR/SmtB family transcription factor gives MVKYAIEPDRLSNTFAALADPTRREILLYLISGEATVKELAEPFNMSLPGISKHLKVLEKAGLIERGREAQWRPCKIKADPLKEASGWLDRYRHFWEQSFDRLDEYLKQVQAQETEQKNKGTL, from the coding sequence ATGGTTAAATATGCTATTGAACCGGATCGCCTGAGTAATACTTTCGCCGCATTAGCCGACCCAACGAGACGAGAGATCCTTCTATATCTCATTTCGGGAGAAGCCACAGTCAAAGAATTGGCTGAACCTTTCAATATGAGTCTGCCGGGAATTTCCAAACACCTTAAGGTCTTGGAAAAGGCGGGGTTGATCGAAAGAGGCAGAGAGGCCCAGTGGAGACCCTGCAAGATCAAGGCGGATCCTCTCAAAGAGGCTTCTGGATGGTTGGATCGATACCGCCATTTTTGGGAACAAAGCTTCGATCGTTTGGATGAGTATCTGAAGCAAGTTCAGGCACAAGAAACAGAACAAAAAAATAAAGGAACATTATAA
- a CDS encoding MFS transporter, translating into MSNVTQGTAPKATMKEWIGLAVIALPCLLYAMDLTVLYLAVPQLTEELKPSGSQLLWIVDIYGFLVAGFLVTMGTLGDRIGRRKLLLMGATAFGIASVFAAFSTTAEMLIATRALLGVTAATLAPSTLSLIRNMFLDSDERTFAIGVWGTSFSLGGAIGPLAGGLLLQHFWWGSVFLMSVPVMILLLIVGPKLLPEFKDPNAGKLDLFSAFLSLASVLSIIYGLKQVAESGWNLVANLSILIGLAVGYIFIRRQKTLADPLIDLQLFKLPTFSAAVIANTLLVFVALGTFLFVAQYLQLVLGLSPLEAGLWTLPSAAGNIVGSLTVPILVRKVKPIRLMIGGFILGGIGLALYAQVEGNSGLAYIVAGSLIFSLGICAVVILGTDIIMSSAPPEKAGAAASISETAAEFGGVLGIAVLGSLGTAIYRSRMSNIVSTGISAQKAEEAKSTLGAAVALSKELPADIGASILEPAKQAFTDSFQLVSAISAGIAILLAVIVYAMLRNTKSNSEKTEDQALDAVS; encoded by the coding sequence ATGTCTAATGTAACTCAGGGAACCGCGCCCAAGGCGACGATGAAGGAATGGATCGGACTCGCGGTCATCGCGCTCCCCTGCCTTCTTTACGCGATGGATTTGACGGTGCTATATTTGGCGGTCCCTCAATTGACGGAAGAATTAAAACCCAGTGGTTCTCAATTGCTTTGGATCGTGGATATCTACGGGTTCTTAGTTGCCGGATTCTTGGTAACCATGGGAACCTTAGGGGATCGGATAGGACGCAGAAAGCTCCTTCTGATGGGAGCGACCGCTTTCGGAATCGCATCCGTATTTGCTGCATTTTCCACGACAGCAGAAATGCTGATCGCCACAAGAGCATTGTTAGGAGTGACAGCTGCCACCTTGGCTCCTTCTACTCTATCATTGATCCGTAATATGTTTCTAGATTCGGATGAGAGAACCTTTGCGATCGGCGTTTGGGGAACCAGTTTCTCCTTGGGAGGAGCAATCGGACCGTTGGCAGGAGGGTTACTTCTTCAGCATTTCTGGTGGGGATCCGTTTTCTTAATGAGCGTTCCAGTAATGATCCTTCTTCTCATAGTAGGACCAAAACTATTACCCGAATTCAAAGACCCGAATGCAGGAAAATTAGATCTTTTCAGTGCGTTCCTTTCTCTTGCATCCGTTCTTTCCATTATATATGGACTGAAGCAAGTAGCGGAAAGTGGATGGAACTTGGTAGCAAATCTTTCGATTCTGATCGGTCTTGCAGTCGGATATATTTTTATCAGAAGACAGAAGACCTTAGCAGATCCTTTGATCGATTTGCAGTTATTTAAGCTTCCTACATTCAGTGCCGCAGTGATTGCAAATACTCTGTTAGTCTTTGTTGCTTTAGGCACATTCCTTTTTGTTGCTCAATATCTACAGTTAGTATTAGGTCTTTCTCCTTTGGAAGCAGGACTCTGGACTCTTCCTTCAGCGGCAGGAAATATTGTAGGATCTCTTACTGTGCCAATTCTCGTACGTAAGGTAAAGCCAATCCGCTTAATGATCGGAGGATTTATCTTAGGGGGAATAGGCTTAGCACTGTATGCGCAAGTAGAAGGAAATTCCGGACTAGCATATATAGTTGCAGGTTCCTTAATATTCTCTTTGGGGATCTGTGCGGTAGTAATACTCGGAACAGACATCATCATGAGCTCAGCGCCTCCTGAAAAAGCGGGAGCCGCTGCTTCCATCTCGGAAACCGCTGCTGAATTTGGAGGAGTCTTAGGCATTGCAGTATTAGGAAGCTTAGGTACTGCAATCTATCGCAGCAGAATGAGTAATATCGTCTCCACTGGAATTTCCGCGCAAAAGGCAGAAGAAGCGAAGAGCACCTTGGGAGCGGCAGTTGCACTCTCTAAAGAACTGCCGGCCGATATTGGAGCCTCCATCTTGGAACCTGCGAAACAAGCATTCACGGACTCATTCCAATTGGTCTCCGCAATTTCAGCAGGCATAGCCATCCTTTTGGCGGTGATAGTCTATGCCATGCTTAGGAACACAAAAAGTAATTCGGAAAAAACCGAAGATCAAGCATTAGACGCAGTATCATAA
- the fliR gene encoding flagellar biosynthetic protein FliR — protein sequence MEYFVSNFQVFLLILARIIGLLSVAPVFSFAAISFAQRISLGFLIAVILFPVSAGFVPPIPGNMTDYGLVAIGEVLIGILMGFLVSLVFASFQMAGEFFNVQLGFGYAEILDPISQTSLPVISTLKNMLGMLLFLSLGAYRYLFESLAYSFEKVQILKLVPEIQDGLYKAMEGAIGAMFLVAFKIALPILGVLLLVTVSEALMGKAAPQLNILQLSFPIKIAIGLVVMILIVPFLITQMDGAFQLSFEKMNFMLKDWPN from the coding sequence ATGGAATACTTCGTTTCTAATTTCCAAGTTTTTCTTCTGATTCTCGCAAGGATTATCGGGCTCTTGTCTGTTGCGCCCGTATTTTCCTTTGCGGCAATTTCTTTTGCGCAAAGGATCAGCTTGGGATTTTTGATCGCAGTTATTCTTTTTCCTGTTAGTGCAGGATTTGTTCCTCCCATTCCAGGGAATATGACGGATTACGGTCTCGTCGCTATAGGAGAAGTTCTCATCGGGATCTTAATGGGATTCTTAGTGAGTCTGGTCTTTGCCTCTTTTCAGATGGCAGGAGAATTTTTCAATGTGCAGTTAGGTTTCGGTTATGCGGAGATCCTAGACCCGATCTCTCAGACAAGCCTTCCTGTGATCAGTACTCTGAAGAATATGCTAGGCATGCTTCTATTCTTATCCTTAGGTGCGTATCGTTATCTTTTCGAAAGTCTTGCGTATTCTTTTGAGAAGGTCCAGATCTTAAAGTTAGTTCCTGAGATCCAAGATGGTTTATACAAGGCTATGGAAGGTGCAATCGGTGCGATGTTTCTTGTCGCGTTTAAGATCGCTCTTCCTATCTTAGGAGTGCTTCTTCTTGTCACCGTTTCCGAAGCTTTGATGGGAAAGGCTGCACCTCAGTTGAATATCTTGCAGCTCAGCTTTCCGATTAAGATTGCGATTGGTCTTGTGGTAATGATCCTAATCGTTCCATTCCTAATCACTCAGATGGATGGCGCCTTCCAACTTTCTTTCGAGAAGATGAATTTCATGCTGAAGGATTGGCCAAACTAA
- a CDS encoding dihydrofolate reductase family protein produces the protein MSARKLIVFMMQSLDGYHAGPNGELDWHNVDADFNEFAINQIDSIDTIAFGRKTYELMASYWPTELALQDDPTVAEKMNSMPKIVFSKSMQKADWNNTRLIKDNIPEEISKLKSSPGKDLIIFGSSDLVASLLKDNLIDEVRSIIAPVLLGKGLILFNGAGTRKLQLLETKIFKSGNVLLYYRPLPA, from the coding sequence ATGAGCGCTCGAAAACTCATCGTCTTTATGATGCAATCTCTGGATGGATACCATGCTGGTCCCAACGGAGAGTTGGATTGGCATAATGTAGATGCGGATTTTAACGAATTCGCAATCAACCAGATCGACTCAATAGATACTATCGCTTTCGGCAGAAAGACCTACGAGCTGATGGCAAGCTATTGGCCTACAGAATTGGCATTGCAAGACGATCCGACTGTGGCCGAAAAGATGAACAGCATGCCGAAAATAGTATTTTCCAAGTCTATGCAAAAAGCGGACTGGAATAATACTAGATTGATCAAGGACAATATTCCGGAAGAGATCAGCAAATTGAAATCTTCTCCCGGAAAGGATCTGATCATCTTTGGGAGTTCAGACCTAGTCGCAAGCTTATTGAAAGATAATCTTATAGACGAAGTCCGATCAATCATCGCTCCAGTTCTTCTTGGCAAGGGCCTGATTCTTTTTAACGGAGCAGGCACTAGAAAACTACAATTGCTCGAGACTAAAATTTTTAAATCAGGGAATGTCCTTTTGTATTATCGCCCACTCCCAGCCTGA